The DNA window CTTCATGCAACTTCCTCACATATTCATCGTTTATCATCCTTATTGACTGCCGAAAATTCCCTACTAAACCATTATAGTCTACTCCCATGTCTATTGGCCACATTGCCACCGTCAACTGATTGATGTTCCCTATGCATTTCTCCGGCAACGGTGGATTCATCCTCTTGCGTAAATCTACTATACTTACAGCAAGATGAGGTTTTCCGGTGGCCGACGATGATCCATCTTTTTCTTGAGATATGGCGATCACAGCTCCCCATATCACAGCAGATAATGCCTCGACACGAGTTGGTTGATCTCCGATTTTTTCTCTTAGAGAAGCTAGTTTAGACCCGTTAAACACAAATCTTTTCGTAAGTAAGTTTGTAGACAGCAAATCTTTTTCATCCAGGTATTTACCAGTGGAGAAAGCCAGTAAATCTTGGGGAGGAAAAAGGGAAGTGCAATCAACAACCACACCATCCATATTATTATCCGCCCCACGAGCAATTTCCGCCCAGCTTGTCACGAAAGAAGCCAAAGCCGACGCGTTAGCAAGAACATGCCAAATGCAAACTCCAATCGCAATTCCTCCGCATGAAAAGAAATTTACTCGAACTAATAAAATTGGTTGCTCGAGTAAATTATCCAACTTATCATGCGGATTACAAGGAAGTAGCTGTTGAAGAAAATCCGCGTCAGGCTGATTAATCACCAAAGATATGTCGGTATTAACATTAGCTTCGGTGTAAACGACTCCATGATCGTTGCATTCGACAGAGAACGCGTCTTTAAAGCATCCCGCGAATGGATAGAAATGTGTTAGTGTCTTTGAAAGGGAGGATTTGAAGTGATCATGATCGATTTTCTTGTCCGATTCCACGGGTGCATAGAAAAGGAGTAAGGGTGCATACATAGGAGGAGACAACTGATCTAAAAGAGAGAGTTTATAGGTTTTGAGTAGAGTTGGGGTAATATTCATGGCCATTTTTTTTAGTGAGAATGAAATGTTGTAAATGGGAGAAGGTTTGCTATGACTAATCTTCTTGCTAATGGAGTATATTTTATAGGAAAAAATGGTTATTGCTAGTAAACATGATTACACTCTAtgtaaactaaaattaaaaccTTCACATTGaattaattatactaatattTATATGATTCGATTATACGTTACAAACTTACAACTActtcagatttttttttgaaggaCCACTAATTAATATGAACCTTCACTTACTACTTCATccgattattatttttagtgaGAGTGAAATGTTCTCAACGGGAGAAGGTTTGCTATGACTAATCTTCTTGTTAATggaatatattaatttataggaAAAAATGGTTATTGCTACTCTATGTAAACATGATTAcgatctaatttaattaaaattaaaaccatcGCAATATTATTTACAATATTTATATGATTCCACTCTATTATTGCAActactctattttttttctctctgaaAGGACAACCACTctggattatttttatttgtaaggACAACTACTCATCTATatcttaaataaaaagaataaaaccAATATATAATGATTTAGAAAAGATATTAACATAGTCTAAGAGATCACCGTATAATATCTTTTATAAACTCATCAAACTGGTTAATCAAGGGTATTAAACTTGTGAGGATACTGAACTATATgaaagtttcaaaataaatactgAACTATTTTTTGCTACAAAATGAATACCGAActattcaaaacgttacaaaatgggTATTTTCAGCCATGTGTTCTCCACTGATTGGACGAAATAAGAAGTCATGTCAGCAAAAAGTGGAtgagaatatttaaaaataatatcaaaaattacAATTGCGGTAGTTTCTTTTCACCAATGTCAAGTTGACCGATTCTttacattttctattttttctcttCACAATTTTTGTCATTCCACTCAATTTTAGACACCGCCCTTCTCCCTTTTCAAATGTTTGACGCGTAAAATGCGTTAGTGCGTCAGATTGAcgcattgttttttttttaaaagaaaactgatacttgaaataattattttttgatcagttcatatttattataataccatgacaaaaaattattttgttgaaCCAATCATATATAActgtcaaaataaatttaaaattattttaaatgcgTCAAATATATCTTTTACTATATAATTggcaataaatattttatatatatatatatattacataatttGTATTTTAGAGCATGTTACATATATTAGTTTTATACAAAATACgcgataaatttaaatatattatcaatACACATGATATGTTTGTTCAATGTGTTAAGGATTCatctcaaatatatataaaataatcatatacattattattttttatatattattttatgagACGagattgtaatattttaaaaacacatTTGATTGATACATCATTGatacatatttcatatataatatatgtatcttcttaatcattaaaatatttttgaatatatattttttatatgtaatttatgagaaatgttttttttatttattttacatgatatgtacatatatatatatatatatgatatacaatttatatatttttagagcAAGTTAGACATATTATTATTGATATAAAATATGCTACAAATATATTATGTACACACATAATATATTGTTCAATGCGTTATATATGAAATATGGAGTCGGAGGCGTTGACACAtgtctatttttaaattaattttttttagtaaaatttaaaaattaagtaattatatatctaattaaatttttaggacttatttttttttaatataaaggacttgtttgaatttgttcaattaaaaaaaatgagattattttaaatttagttgttttaaatgttctcattcttataatataaaaatcgtttaatttttttaatttaggatATAATTAAAGCTGAAAATACGAAATGTAGTGctattgaaaaattataatgtCATGATGCTactgaaaaatatatttaaagatCAGTTTTTTTATGGCCTTTTGcttatttttaattcatgtgCAGATAAATTTCTATATTTATAGAATAAAGGagtaaatgaataaaaaattaaatctgaacATCAAAATATTATGAGGTATCTAAATTATCACAGGAGGTTCTCCAAAGTTTAAAAGTAACACTAAAATAAGTTGTAAGTACTTCTTTTGCATGTCTTTTATATTGGAGTGTGTTTATTCCACATAATAATTATGCCTCGTTATTTTCAtaacaaatcaataaatatttataatatttattatgaattttttatcattaaatgtCATAATATTACAAACGTCTGATTTATTGTACAAATGATGTGTCATAACCTTTTGATCGTATAATTATGACTAAATCCATCTAAAAATCCTtatactatattatttttgtttaaaaatttttgtactatttttttttccggtccctctacttacataatttttgatttttttttaattttttctagtccatctatttataatttttttatctttccaGTCCCTCAAAAAGACCTGAAAATCAGAGTTTTACTAAGTAcataaatttaaatgtaaacAACTTTGAGATAGGGACCTCTCAAATAAAACTGGTGAAATAGAAGGGGCTCTATATGAATTTTGCTTATAATTATTCTTCATATTGCAGACATAATATTTTGatgagtaatgctatataacccaACTCTTTTAACCCACCTTTTTGTACCACCTGACGTGTCAGTTAAAGAGTGGatgaatgaaattttattttttgagatatacacttttaGGTGAGTATTGGACGAATGAAATTCTGCCACGTAAGGTGGGTTATTGAAGGTGGGTTAAATAGGTGGGTTATAAAGCATTTTTCTATTCTGATACGCTCTTCATCAAAATTGACATCACAAATAAAGAAAAGTCAACgtcattttatttgaatttgaaaataaCTGAATCCAATGATACTTAATACTATAttgttttttcattattttaatgattaaattttaatatttttatttggttactaaattttgttttacttttatttttccgGTTAAAGTGGCAaccgaattttatttttttatctgaaaATTTACAATGTATGCATAATTTGACttaaaaactttattttaaaatgaaattatatatatatatatatatataaaataaaattttaaggtaAAACTTGCAAAATCCGGCTGCCATCTGAATATTTTCTGcctgataaaataaaaataaaataaacaaacaaatttaataacaaaaataaataaaattaaagtttaatcataaaatagaaaaaggaaaaaggatAGCTTAAACATCTTCAAGATTAATAACCCTGAATTTCACTAACAAGATTGGATAAAAATTGTATCATCATAGACTATTTGGGGTGTAGTTATAGTCATTCTTTGATAACAAAGCCGACTTAAACTAATCTTCAATTTAGTATAAGAAACTTTCactatatagttttttttagataaataactttcactatataattaaaaatactttgTCATTAGTGCACACAATGTTTCGTAAAATGCTAATTTTAAGCAAGTCCAATTGCTCAAAGTCAAAAGTCGACACACCCAAGGATTAGGGTGAAGCCATACAAGAGAATGTAATTCTAAATTTCTAATCACATAGGAAAAATTAATCGCGTAGGGACACTTCTCAAGTTAAGAACAAAAAGAAGTTATTGTACATCCTTGGGGTTAAAATTCTGAATGGTACAAATTCTTATCCTAAATTTTAATTGAGCTGATATTAAAACTTCATTTCATATCAAAATAGTACTAGTAAAAAATTACTGTTTATTTCAAGATAAAGTGCTTCAAATTCATAGCCTATCAATTGGTGCATGCATcatattctaaaaatatattcatacaGAAGGCGTCACATTATATAATGATTGATATGACGACCAATATgaagtatatattaaaaatatatctctCTTTAGTTAGATTGAAAATGAGATACAGTCACCtgaataaaaatttacatagtaatactatatatatttgaatgcggattaaaaaatatgtactaaattgaaatataaaaaattagaatcaTTCATGTTTTTCAATCCCACATTCTTGAAATGTTAAGAGCATGATTCTCttttaacaaatttattaaCACCCAAAACATAAATATGTTGAGGATATATGTGGAGCTCAAAGATGTGAATTAAGGTGAAAAGTAGTGGATTCAAATGAAACAAGCTCTTTGTTCTTCTCAAAAATTGCCATTTCTTGTTCTTCTAATGTAACCCAAGCTTCAATTTTATCACCTTATTTTGTTTCAATCAGCATAATCACATTCTTGAATGCCAATTCTGCACTGCTCACCCAAACTGGCTTTCCCCACCCAAAATCTGCTTCATAAAGCTCAAATTTCCTTAGACTAGTGAATCTGTATATGTCTGCATCTTTTAAAACAAGTTCTCCTATTTCATCAAGAGTCTCTCCTAATACTAATAGCCCATCCTCTCCTTGTATTTTCTTCACATACTCATTATCCAATTTCTTCAAAGATTTTTGCACCTCATGCACCAAATCATGTAGGCCAAGAAAATTTATTGGCTCTTTTGCAATTGCCAGCCAAAGAAAATTTCCTGCTGCAGAATCTGGTAACGGCGGATTCATCCTCGGACGTAAATTCACAGTCTGTGTCAGGTAAGATGGGCTGTTTCTGTTCAATGATGATTTTACTTCCATAGCCCATTTCCAGATTAATGCAGACAGTATTTCAACGCGACTCGGGGGATTAGGACATGAACTACCGTATATTCTTTCTCTTAATGCAGCAATTTTTGAAAGCTCAAACACGAATCTCTTAGTTATGTTTTTGGCTTTTGGTATATCAAGAACCTGATTAAACAACCCGGACAAATCTTTTGGAGGAAAGAAATCCGGTCCGACGAAAATGGGTGGCGAATAATCATCAGAGCCTCGAGCCATTGAAGCCCATACGTTCATGAAGGAAGTGAATGTGATACCATCGACAAGCTTGTGAGATATATTCGTACCAATCGCAATTCCTCCGCAGATAAAAGTGTTTACTTGAATAGCTACTTGGAACTCCATTTCAGATGAAACAGAAGGTAAAAACTGATTCAGTACATCTGTTTCAGGTTTCCTGAGAATGTCTGAAAGTGGACAGTTCACTTTGGCTTCGAAGAAATCAACGCCGTGATCGTTGCAGTCCATGTAATGATTATCTTTCAGTGTTCCTGCTAATGGATAGAatttggttaacatttttgatagagatttttttaaaaggtgacGGGTTTGGAGTCCGTCAGGATCAGAACAATTTGGTGCGTAGTAGATGATCATAGGAACATAGGCTGCAGGAGAAAGCTGGTCTAGGAGGGAAAGCTTGAAGTTTTTTAGGGTTTGAGGAGTTGGAGATGATGGTTTAAGGGTTTCTCTAGTTGTTATCATGACTTTAATTTCTGAATTCATAATTAACCTGCAAGATTTTAATAGGTGGTTGATGGTTTAAGCTTGCCTAGCTAATTGGTCTTTTTAAATCCTGAAGGTGAAGCATTAATGTATTTGGGATTAGATTATAATACCTATGCCAGGCTgcatttgaaaaattaagttACCTTGGAGATGATGTAAATTAATCTTCCTAAGATGGTGATATTGTTTGCATCGAAACTTGCTTGTTAATTTTGGCAACTTGTGGGAcaagttatttataaattaaactgtGCATTGAAACACAAGATATACACAACAACCAATTGTTTCCAATAATTTTAGTagtccactttttttttttagatatgaTGTCTTTGTAATCCagtgggtaattgattctaaCCATCATTAAACTTtccagttttttttattttagtcactaatttttttttatcattgaaattttatttattttcaaggCCAACAATGCTTAGGTGGCTGCCGGAAATTGACATATGGCAACCGGATTTTACTACtaatttactttgaaaatttaccacatacataatttcactttaaaaatgagtttttaggttaaattatgcatatatggcaagtttttaggttaaataaaatttaattccggctgccacctaagtatttttggccggaaaatatcaaaatgaaaaagaaaaaaaaagtccaGTGatcaaatagaaaagaaaaataatttagtgactaaaataaaaaaaactcaaaagttcagtgatcatcaggattaattaaactaatctaGTACTCCTTCCGCCCGTTTAAGAATGGCATATGTTTTTTtcacataaaatataaaaacgttaattaatatttgAGGACAAACACATTAAGAAATTTAGGTTCTCTATATTAAAAAGAGTTTATGTATAAACAAATATCATACTTATTCTCATTTAATATAGGTGTAACTTTTGTCTTTCTATAATTTTtgttatcttttcaaaatattccctataattaatgaggttatatttgataattatagTCAGTAAGCTAAATATCTTGTGTCTATAATGTGAGAcagaaaaatttgaaatagtGCCTAtaaatttgggacggagggaatatCTATTAatttaagaaagaaaaataagagtaagtgaaaattcaatttatatttatatgaaaaaCACGATATGACATTCTTATATGAGATATTTAAAAATGTGATATGTGTTAGTAAAAAGCCAACTTGTAATAAAGTGGACTATAAGTtcgggttgtcgaacccacagggatgagaggtttaaagtgagtgaaATCGATTTTGAACTCCAATTCGGATAGCAAACGAGTGATTGCTTTTTCAATTAACAACTACGAAATTTAAACTTAAGCAATCAACTATTCAACTATAAAAGCAAACAACAATCAACAACTAAATGATAAAAGGATTAAAGACAATAAGATTAATGTGTTTGAGGGTTGATACTAGCGAATTAACATTCCAACAAATGGAAGTGAACATCATGGCATTCAACAAGAACCGAGTTGTTTCTAAAGCATCGTTCCCGCTCTTTCGAGCctcaaagaacaacaaaaccTATCGAGCAACAATTAAagcttaactcactctcgtgatactaaaccTAATCAATTAAACAACAAGCAATGATTAATCCAACTCAATGGCTACCTAATCCttaacccgctctcacggtgttatGACTTAAACTTTAAATCATATATGTCTATCTATTTAACCATCTCTCAATGCATTAAACAAACACTAATCATGctttaggagatcaatctaaaacaagcattaaGAACAATGATTAAAACATGTTATTCAAGCCATACATACAAATCCATTCAAAGCAATAATTaagagttcatatcaacccccaaacatgggggtttAGCCAAACATGCTAAACATCACTAATAACTACTAAGCAAATGGAAATCATATTGAATAAATACTTATTTGGAGAATTAAATCAACAACAAAGACTTGTATTAATAGATAACTATTGTTCAACACAAATCATGAAGCTCCAACACCATAATaatggtggaaaagatggaggcacaaaaccctaaaCTATTCTACTCTTAACTAAAAGAAACAACTACAAAGAGAACTAAATGATGTAAAATGTTGTCTATCAATTCTATCCTAATTTGAAGATAATGTTGTTTTTATAGTACccataaaagagaaaaaaaaaacatcaactaCAAATGTGTTAGGCCCAAAATGCAAAGAGAATCAAACCTTGTTGTGTTTGAAATCAGAAATCCCCCTTTTTTCAAGTCTAAGCTCGAACCAAGACACTTAAGATGGAGGAGTGTCTCGGTTCGAGACACTATAATCTGCCTCCAGGCACatttgtctcgaatcgagacacataTCACACTTTGGTGTATTGGTTCGAGACACCCTTTGCTCTGGAGAATCGCGATCTTCGAAACTTCATAATttggtgtagaaatgtccgattgagtcgattcttgaaccttTGGAAAGCTTGggatgtctactttaactttcttAAAGAATacaaattcatttgaagcttCTACCTGGTTCCAATTTGCcaattagtgcagcggggtcGGCTTTTCAGACTTGTAAATGAGCTTTCGCCTGTTTTCCGTCGAATTTTCCATCTTTTGTACCCAAATGCTTCTGCAAATCTcccaagtacctgaaatactaaaacatgtAATAAGGCACTCGAAATACTATAAAACCGTGacaaatcataataaaaacataCGGAAACAAcactctaaataggagtaaaatactcctatcaatatGTTTCTTATTAAATGGAACAGAGGGAGTAGTATATATTTTTCGTTCCATTTAAAGGAGATAtcatttttacatatttaaaattcCCGTATCATGTTTCTAATGttattctaaataattttttttgtttaaaattaacGATTATAATTCTAAgcataatttataaaaccaCCCCTAATAACTAATaaggaaaaaattgggaaaacaataCTGATTATTATCTATTTAATCATATGCAAAATGTATTTGTTAGATCTGAAATAGGGCAGAGAGAATATCATGTTTTAATGTGAACAATGTAAATACATGAGGAATGAGAACCAAGAAAAAAAGGACAGACTACATAATTATCCAaagaattcaaaataataaatcagtcaatcctttttatttatatattttcattctactattatatttttaatataagatTTTCATAACACGTGATacttaacttaaaaaaattaattgtcattatcaGCATGGACGGACGtatgataaataattttatctcataaattaaatttttaaataatatatttaatttaaatttaattgtataGTTTTGTccatctaaaaataaatttatttttccaatcatttgaaaaaataaatcaaaatatgtaTTTCATTACATTTTTGCACACCTTAAAACAAATTGAGTCGGTCATCAACACCAATTAATTTATAAGGGAATCTCATAAGcttgtatgaaaaaaaaaaattattggcaATTAAAAGATAATCACAAACCTCTTTCAAAATTATGtgtaactttttaattttgtgaaaaaatgtatgttatcattaaaataattttatttaatagaaaTCTATAGAAAAATCCAAATCtagaattatttattataaaattaatataaaatattgaattatatcttatttttattaattggactcattattttctttttgattctTGGATAATGGATATTGAATTGTATCTGATTTGAAAGATAAAGAAAAAGTTATAAAGTAAATTGAGCTTTAGTATAATGAAATCTTAAATCAGAAATTTGATTGTTGTTAgagagtttttttataaaacaaaatctaaatgGAAGATCGCTTCTTTTAATCACAATGAGactttcttaattattttttctatataaaccTGGAAATTAATTAGTGCCATATAATGCATATAGTAATAGCAATAATCGGCTTCACCAGGCTAAGAAATAGCATAAATGGAGGTTCAAATcatttcaaaagaaataataacACCCTCAAATTCAACACCACAACACCTAAAAACCTACAAACTTTCTCTTCTTGATCAAATAGCCCCTCCACAATACATTTCAATAATTCTCTTTTACACCCCTTCCGCAAACATAATTACAAACCATGCAGATCCCACCAAATTATCATCAGATCACCTGAAAAAATCTCTTTCACAGACATTAACCTATTTTTATCCTCTTGCAGGACGCATGAGCAAAGACGTCGCCGTTTTTAGCATTGACTGTAATGATAATGGCGCTTCATTCACTGAAGCCAACGTGGCTGGTGATCATGACATGAACATGGTAGTTCAGGAATCAAATGTTCACGAGCTTATTATAAGAAGTGTGGGAAGAAGAGATGATTTCTCATTGATGGAGAACTTGTTTAAATACAAGTAAATACAACAACCAAATCTGATTACAAAATCTCTAACTGAATCAGATATTTACAACAGATAATAAACTAAGTTTCAAATACAAAATAAGATACAATCTTGAACATGTCAAACATTATCTGTTAACATTCCCCCTCAAGATGGAGGTCTGCTTAAGACACCAATCTTGGATCGTAGAATCTGAAACTTGCTACCAGTGAGAGACTTTGTCATAACATCTGCCAGTTGATCTTGACTGCTCACATGAGCAACACGAAGCAGTCCTTGTTGGACGAGATCCCTTACAAAATAGTAATCAATAGCAAGATGCTTCATTCGAGAATGAAATACCGGATTTGAACTGAGCTGCGTAGCTCCCACATTATCACAATAAATCACTGGTGGTTTGGATAATTTAATGTGAAGTTCTTGAAGCAAGTTACATACCCATAATGTTTCAGCAGCAGTTGCAGCCACTGCTCTGTATTCGGCCTCGGTAGAAGAACGAGCCGTCGTTCTCTGCTTTTTAGAGCACCACGAAATTGGGTTTTTACCAAGATATAAAATGTATGCTGTAGTTGAGGACCAGTCATCCCTATTACCTCCCCAATCCGCATCTGAGAATGAATGCAAGGTTAAAGGCGATTGTCGATGAATTTGGATGCCACTTCCGATGGTACCTCGCAAATACCTCAATAATCTTTTGACAAATAACCAATGTTCAGTTGTAGGAGCCTGCATATACTGAGATAATT is part of the Mercurialis annua linkage group LG3, ddMerAnnu1.2, whole genome shotgun sequence genome and encodes:
- the LOC126672924 gene encoding stemmadenine O-acetyltransferase-like — its product is MAMNITPTLLKTYKLSLLDQLSPPMYAPLLLFYAPVESDKKIDHDHFKSSLSKTLTHFYPFAGCFKDAFSVECNDHGVVYTEANVNTDISLVINQPDADFLQQLLPCNPHDKLDNLLEQPILLVRVNFFSCGGIAIGVCIWHVLANASALASFVTSWAEIARGADNNMDGVVVDCTSLFPPQDLLAFSTGKYLDEKDLLSTNLLTKRFVFNGSKLASLREKIGDQPTRVEALSAVIWGAVIAISQEKDGSSSATGKPHLAVSIVDLRKRMNPPLPEKCIGNINQLTVAMWPIDMGVDYNGLVGNFRQSIRMINDEYVRKLHEDNTELRRYELLISWQKSKFHFVTEDGEYLKMVKSAGGMMAAGVFSFSSWCKFPFYEADFGYGKPAWVGTVMGLNNLAVFIDAKDGEGIEVWISLPKEDMVAFEHNPEILHYASITSG
- the LOC126674942 gene encoding stemmadenine O-acetyltransferase-like, with the translated sequence MNSEIKVMITTRETLKPSSPTPQTLKNFKLSLLDQLSPAAYVPMIIYYAPNCSDPDGLQTRHLLKKSLSKMLTKFYPLAGTLKDNHYMDCNDHGVDFFEAKVNCPLSDILRKPETDVLNQFLPSVSSEMEFQVAIQVNTFICGGIAIGTNISHKLVDGITFTSFMNVWASMARGSDDYSPPIFVGPDFFPPKDLSGLFNQVLDIPKAKNITKRFVFELSKIAALRERIYGSSCPNPPSRVEILSALIWKWAMEVKSSLNRNSPSYLTQTVNLRPRMNPPLPDSAAGNFLWLAIAKEPINFLGLHDLVHEVQKSLKKLDNEYVKKIQGEDGLLVLGETLDEIGELVLKDADIYRFTSLRKFELYEADFGWGKPVWVSSAELAFKNVIMLIETK